From the Solanum lycopersicum chromosome 10, SLM_r2.1 genome, one window contains:
- the LOC138338962 gene encoding uncharacterized mitochondrial protein AtMg00810-like, with protein sequence MDVYNAFLQGDLVVKVYMQIYGFTEVLSKSHFDYSLFTLTTEPDITIILVYVDDLLITGSNTDIIQSTRVKMKQQFKMKDLGHLRFFLGLEFSRNAFGILLNQQKYSIELIADSRQGGAKPASTPLDFNQKHTSYEFDVSTGCTTDDKMLEDPGGYQRLVGRLLYLTMTRPDISFVVQALSQFMHKPKESHMHAAIRVIRYIKNAPGLSLHMSSTTSSHLFAYCDSDWATCPKIRKSVTGYMVGFGTSLISWKLKKQETISRSSVEAEFRSMASTVAELSWLT encoded by the exons ATGGACGTGTACAATGCCTTTCTTCAGGGCGACTTAGTAGTGAAAGTTTATATGCAGATTTATGGTTTCACCGAGGTTCTATCCAAAAG TCATTTTGATTACTCTCTCTTTACTCTAACTACTGAACCTGACATTACCATCATCCTTGTCTATGTTGATGACCTTTTGATCACTGGTTCTAATACTGATATTATTCAGTCTACGCGGGTCAAGATGAAACAACAATTtaagatgaaagatcttggaCATTTGCGATTCTTTCTTGGTCTTGAATTTTCCAGAAATGCTTTTGGAATTTTGTTGAATCAACAGAAATATTCCATTGAATTGATTGCTGATTCAAGGCAAGGGGGAGCTAAACCTGCATCTACACCCCTTGATTTCAACCAAAAACATACTTCCTATGAGTTTGATGTGTCTACAGGATGCACAACTGATGACAAAATGCTGGAAGACCCAGGTGGCTATCAAAGATTGGTAGGCAGACTATTATATCTCACCATGACTAGACCTGACATTTCATTCGTTGTCCAGGCTCTAAGTCAATTCATGCACAAACCTAAGGAATCACATATGCATGCTGCGATCAGAGTCATAAGATATATCAAGAATGCTCCAGGTCTTAGCCTGCATATGTCCTCAACAACATCTTCTCATCTATTTGCATATTGCGACTCTGACTGGGCCACATGTCCAAAAATCAGAAAATCTGTTACAGGTTATATGGTTGGATTTGGAACTTCTTTGATTTCATGGAAATTAAAGAAGCAAGAGACAATTTCCAGAAGTTCTGTAGAGGCAGAGTTCAGAAGCATGGCATCGACAGTGGCAGAGTTGTCTTGGCTAACATGA